The nucleotide window GTGTTTCCTCTAAGCTGCACAACGCAGCTTCACTTAGCCAAAAAAAAAAAATATATAGTCACACACTGCAGCTCTCAAAATAGAAATGGATGAAAAGATTATTAGGCCCTGTTTGTTTCAGCTTTGCTGGGATTTTAATCACCTGTGGATTCGCTTCAGCTTCACCACCGAAGTGGCACTGTTTGTGGCTGTTTGTTTCAGATTCCAGATTCAAGCTGAATCTGGTCGCAGAATCTGAAGCAAACAGGGCCTTagtccctccgatccatattaattgtcgcAGCTTCAATATTATACTTTACTAAAGTTCATAAAGGAGGGAGTAGATAAAGTCTTTGCAACAGCAAACCATCAATTCTATTCCAATAGAAGAACACATGGCACTGAGCCATTGCAGCAAACTGGCGATTCTATCAGAATTACACACCAGAGAGATCACACACTCACACAGTGCTTTGAGATATACTAGGTACATAACATTCATAGCAGAGCTTTCAATCCCAAAGATGCATGAAGTTGACCCTACCTAGCCAAGTCCTACCTCCTAAATGAATTAGGGATCCCCACAAAATAAGTTTAAGTTCCTCCGCAACTACAGAAATATAACTGAAGTTGCATGGTCGGAATTCTTTGTCTGACAAACCATCAGTAAATGTAGCTTCTTGGTTCATCTGAAAGAAGGAAACTCTCCTCCAGGAAGCTCCCAGTTGTCACGCGCATCATCATCGGTGGTTCTTTCCTTCGACTCCTGCTCATCGTCAAATGGATATGGACCCTTGAAACGCCTGCCAGACCAAACTATTAGCACCAATTAAGCAATCAAGAAGAAAAATGGTACAGTTGGAATGAACTCAAGGTGCTTCCGGATCACTTATGATACGGGCGCTTTGTCCCCCCCCGGTGACCTAAAAAAAACTTATGTATAATCGTGTGCATTACAAACGTTGACAGGCCCCTTGCACACTACAAAGTTTAGTTTAAATTTTGCTAACCCCTTGCACACTACAAACTTTAGTTCAAATTTTGCCACACAATTCTTCAATGAATAATCGACTTGGAATCTAGTATAGGTTTCGTTTCTACATACTGTAAACGCACACTATCAGCATGAATTCATGATTAAAAATGACGCCACAAATGACAGATACGAAGCTGACAGTCCATAATCAATCCAAATAATGTGCACAGATACACAACTCTACATATATCATTTGAAATTCATGATCACTTCCATTCTGAACCAGTTTGTAGTACAGTACATAATACGGCTACCGTTGATTGGTTCAATCACTACTCTGTAATATATGTACCGTGGTCTGAATCGTCTGATGTTTAACATATAGCAAGCTAATTTGGCATGAGTCTGCTGCTTAATTTCGATGCCAGGTCGAGCTCATATGTGGATGAAATGTTGCTAACATGGAACAGACACAACTGTACAGCATTAATCAGTAATCATGTGATCTGTAGCACTTAAAATGGATAGGGCAATGGAGCAACCATTAGTGAGAGAAGATGAACCGGGGaggggggtggggtgggggtggtTGCAAAATGATCGAATTTGCTCATTGGTCCCAAAGGTAGGATCACGGGATGAAGCAACAGATCGATGGATCGAGCGGGGCGCACCTGCGGCTGAGCCTCCATGCGGCGTCGCGGGACTTTCGCTTGCGCTTGTCCCGCGCGTCCTcgtgccaccgccgccgcctgaCCTCGTGCATGACGCCGGCTCGCCCCACCTCCCGCGTGAACTGCCGCAGCAGATCGCCCCCGTCCACGTCCTCGTCTCCCGCGTCCACCTTCGCGTTGTGGTACTTGGGGTTGGCCGCCGGCGCCCACGGCGAGGTGGGGGCGGAGGCGGAGACCGAGAGGGAGAGCGCGATGGTAGGAGGAGATCCACGCGGGAAGGAGGCGACCGTGATCCCCGATCCCGCATGGAGGAGAGGAGGTGGTGCTGGCGATGAGAAGAAGGATCGTGCGGCGGCCGTGGTTGGCATGGTGGTAGACAGGTGGCACTCGCCGGCGAGGGACGGGAACAGGGTGGTGGGCTTTGGGGTTTCGGCCGGATCGAGAAAGTAGAAAGCTACTAGTACTACAATTGGGCTTACATTTGTTTTTCATACCAACTAATACTGGGCTTACATGGCAGGCCACCGGAAGCAGCAAAGCTAATCTGCAGCCTCAGAAAAAAAAGTGGCATTCCCTATTTGGCGCTGCAGGCGCCCAGGCCATTTTTGCTAACGGGCGCCTGCAGCAAACACCCCCTCtgcgactgggccggcccatttaacaATTTCTTTCTTTCATGTTAAAATTCAAAAAAAGGTGTTCGAACTAGAGACCTTTTTATTCAGAGCAACAGGTCCAAACCGACAGGCCATCTTGATTTATTGTGCAGATTCACATCGTTTTCCCTATTTATCCTCTAGAGTTCGCGGAActttattctttttcttttttctggtTACTGTTTTGTTCAGCTTTTTTTCttcattatttttattttttccaaatGCATGAACTTTTTATTCAAATTTGTGTTTTAAAAAAATCAATGAACATTTTTTTCGAAATCGATGAACATTTTTACAAAATCATTGAATTTTATCTAAAATCGATGATTTTTTTTCGAAAGTGATGAACGTTTTTCAATGTCggtgaacttttttttcaaaatggATGAACTACTTTTCAAATTCAAAATATCAGTGAACTTTTTCCAAAAATTGATGTGCTTTTTTTCAttattgatgaacttttttcaaaatcaatgaactttttttccaaaatcgatgaaaattttaaaaatctATGAACTTATTTCAGATCTGatgattttttaaaaaatttgatgaagtgttctgattttttttaaattgatgaacttttttcaaattcgttgAACTCTTTTTATAATTCATGAAAATTTTCATTTTTGCGATTTTTTTTCAATTTGGTACAAACCTTTTGAAAGGTCTTTATTTCTTTCAATTGGTCTATTTTGCGAATGCATTTTCAAATTTATGTTTTCTTTATTTAAATATAATTATAGTGAGTATATAATACTAGTATATGTTTAATTTTTGTACTTAATGAATGGTTAAATAAGATCTGTTTCCAGTATTCATCAACAAACGGAGCATGTGCTAGTGGTTAACGCTGGTGGTCATTTACATTGGCGTAAAGAGTTCGAATTCCCCTATTCCTGATTTATATGTGAACTTTTTCCTCGCGGTTTTTGCTTTTTCTTTTCTGAAGGTCTCCTTGGCCGGCCCATGTGGTGGGGCGCGCGGGCGGCAGCTACCTGTTCGGGGGCTTAAGACCGAgataattcaaaaaaaaaaaacgAAAGTGTTGCGACGGATCGAACACAGGACCTTGCAAAAACTTAATCTATCGCTAACCAATTTACTACCTGCGTCTTCACGTCTAAGATGGCATCCCAGTTTATACGAACTAACAGCCGCGATAGATTTCAAGTTATTTCAAATTTCGACCATGATTTGCTTTGCAAGAAAAATATTTTCTACAACAACAACATTTTTTGAGGAAAGAGGACCAAAATTTAATAATTAAAATAGTTTTTTCAATTTACGAGCATTATTtagaaacatgaacattttttgaaaaactGGAAAAGActtgaaaacatgaacatttttttaaaatagcGAACATTTTTCCAAATCTTGAACTTTTTTTGTATTTGCGAACAAATTTTGAAATCGTGATTTGTTTTTAATATGTGAACAAATTTGGAAAGCTGAAACATCATTTGAAATTCCCAAACATTTTTTAGATAtgtgaaaaaaaattgaaaatgcAAACATTTTTCAATTGCcagaatattttttgaatttcggaaaaaaaattcaaatttgtgaacaaaaTTAGAAACTGGGAACATTTTTTGAAGTCCCCTAACATATTTTGAATTCCAGAACAAAATTtcaaaacatgaacatttttaaaatttgcCAACAAAATTTTGAATGGAAACTCCTTTTCAAATTCCCAAAGAATTTGAAATTTGTTTACAAAAATTTAAAATTCGAACATTTATAAAATTCCTGAACATTTgttgaaaaagaaaaaaacttgAAAGAAAATAAAAGGAGAAACAGAAAAtggaaaaatgaaaaagaaaaaagaaaaaaaatggaaAAAGAACAATGGAAAAATGAAAGAAATAGGAAAAAACCGGCTCAAAGAACCTTCTGGAAGGTTCCCAAAACTGATAAAACCAGATATGAACCTGCTAGAAGGTTCCTAAAACCGAAACGTAACAGGTCACGTACTGGGCCGGTCCAGTGCAATCGATCTCGCTCCATCCCTATGACCGCTCCATCCCTATGCGTTTGCTCGACATTTTGACGCAGCGAGCGTCCAATAGGGATTTCCCCGAACAGGAGCTCCCCAAACGAAATGAAAGAAAGCGGTCAATGTGGGAGGGAGCCTAGATCGAACGATTTCTCCTGACCGAActaggcagcctaaaactaaaaAATGACAGCGACAACCCAGTTTGAGTGCCGTTGTACTAAAAAAATCCCAAAAACCAAGAAGAAAGAATGAAGAAAACAGAATCACTTGCAAAAAAGAGAAAGGCTCTCAAATATAGAATTAAAAGAAACAGGAAATTCATATGTAAAAAAATAGCTAAAAGGGGGAATATAAGAAATGTCATGGATTAGCTAATAAAAAATGACCATAAACTAATAAAAAAAACTAAAGTGTTGCGACGGATCGAACACAGGACCTTGCAAAAACTTAATCCATCGCTAACCAATTTACTACCTGCGTCTTCACTTCTAAGATGGCATCCCAGTTTATACGAACTAACAGCCGCGATAGATTTCAAGTTATTTTCAAAATTTTACCATGATTTGCTTTGCAAGAAAAATATTTTCTACAACAACAACATTTTTTGAGGAAACAGGACCAAAATTTAATAAATAAAATAGTTTTTTCAATTTACGAACATTATTtagaaacatgaacattttttaaaaactggaagagacttgaaaacatgaacacttttttaaaatagcGAACATTTTTCCaaatcatgaacttttttttTGTATTTGCGAACAAATTTTGAAATCGTGATTTGTTTTTAATATGTGAACAAATTTGGAAAGCTGAAACATCATTTGAAATTCCCAAACATTTTTTAGATATGTGAACAAAAAATGAAAATGCAAACATTTTTTAATTGccagaacattttttgaatttcagaaaaaaattcaaattt belongs to Triticum urartu cultivar G1812 chromosome 7, Tu2.1, whole genome shotgun sequence and includes:
- the LOC125521254 gene encoding uncharacterized protein LOC125521254, with the translated sequence MPTTAAARSFFSSPAPPPLLHAGSGITVASFPRGSPPTIALSLSVSASAPTSPWAPAANPKYHNAKVDAGDEDVDGGDLLRQFTREVGRAGVMHEVRRRRWHEDARDKRKRKSRDAAWRLSRRRFKGPYPFDDEQESKERTTDDDARDNWELPGGEFPSFR